In Halorubellus sp. JP-L1, one DNA window encodes the following:
- a CDS encoding cobalt-factor II C(20)-methyltransferase: MTLYGVGLGPGDADLLTVRGQAVLEDADVVYSPGRLSRSVASEHVPEARIGDLDFPMTRDEDELRRAWRAAADEIAPRARDGDVAFVTLGDPNVYSTFGHLRRTLDAFHPDVDLEVVPGVSAVTAFATALGVEVAAGASLALREAAGGAAPTGPDRMLLFKVTDAPATHEGLVDAGYDVTYGRRLFMEQGDAVVTADPSDLADRDYYTLAYAEQRGLDDEPATATFDVDHATTDADDRATTDGGRTAAARIPDERTAVERAVAESCGDELPEGVDG; encoded by the coding sequence ATGACGCTCTACGGCGTCGGCCTCGGCCCCGGCGACGCGGACCTCCTCACGGTCCGCGGCCAGGCGGTGCTGGAGGACGCCGACGTGGTGTACTCGCCGGGGCGGCTCTCGCGGTCGGTCGCCAGCGAGCACGTCCCCGAGGCCCGCATCGGCGACCTCGACTTCCCGATGACGCGCGACGAGGACGAACTCCGGCGCGCGTGGCGGGCCGCCGCCGACGAGATCGCGCCGCGAGCGCGCGACGGCGACGTCGCGTTCGTCACGCTCGGCGACCCGAACGTCTACTCGACGTTCGGGCACCTCAGGCGGACCCTCGACGCGTTCCACCCCGACGTCGACCTCGAGGTCGTCCCCGGCGTGAGCGCCGTCACCGCGTTCGCGACCGCGCTCGGCGTCGAGGTCGCCGCCGGCGCGAGCCTCGCACTCCGGGAGGCCGCCGGCGGCGCGGCACCGACCGGCCCCGACCGCATGCTCCTGTTCAAGGTCACGGACGCGCCCGCGACCCACGAGGGCCTCGTCGACGCCGGCTACGACGTCACGTACGGCCGCCGGCTCTTCATGGAACAGGGCGACGCCGTCGTCACCGCGGACCCGAGCGACCTCGCGGACCGGGACTACTACACGCTCGCGTACGCCGAGCAGCGCGGGCTCGACGACGAACCCGCGACCGCGACGTTCGACGTCGACCACGCGACCACCGACGCCGACGACCGCGCGACGACCGACGGCGGACGCACGGCCGCGGCGCGCATCCCAGACGAGCGCACCGCGGTCGAGCGCGCCGTCGCGGAGTCCTGCGGCGACGAACTCCCGGAGGGGGTCGACGGATGA
- a CDS encoding cobalt-precorrin-4/precorrin-4 C(11)-methyltransferase: MTDGEGDPAVDPQDAIDAETARRATERDPRIAERTAGEVQEGVPFIGAGPGDPGLLTVTGRELVEDADLVVHAGSLVNSELLEAYGDDAEQVNSVGKDLEELVPLMQDAYEDGREVVRLHSGDPAIYGAAVEQMDALEHEGVPTYVVPGVTSAFAASATLRTQLTLNGVANHVAFTRPQGKTLDPEDDHISDFVQKGDVTVCIYLGTHAVAETMQRLLDDGADPDTPVAVVYHASWPDEDVVEGTVATIGDRLDEAGYRASAMVVVGPAAQKAGYERSYLYGDWANGSETDDASEADD; this comes from the coding sequence ATGACCGACGGCGAAGGCGACCCGGCGGTCGACCCGCAGGACGCCATCGACGCCGAGACCGCACGGCGCGCGACCGAGCGCGACCCGCGGATCGCCGAGCGGACCGCCGGCGAGGTCCAGGAGGGCGTCCCGTTCATCGGGGCGGGCCCCGGCGACCCCGGCCTCCTCACCGTGACTGGCCGTGAACTCGTCGAGGACGCGGACCTCGTCGTGCACGCCGGGTCGCTCGTGAACAGCGAACTCCTCGAGGCGTACGGCGACGACGCCGAGCAGGTCAACAGCGTCGGGAAGGACCTCGAGGAACTCGTCCCGCTGATGCAGGACGCGTACGAGGACGGCCGCGAGGTCGTGCGCCTGCACAGCGGCGACCCCGCGATCTACGGCGCGGCCGTCGAGCAGATGGACGCGCTCGAACACGAGGGCGTCCCCACGTACGTCGTTCCGGGCGTCACCTCGGCGTTCGCCGCGAGTGCGACGCTACGCACCCAGTTGACGCTGAACGGCGTCGCGAATCACGTCGCGTTCACGCGCCCGCAGGGGAAGACCCTCGACCCCGAAGACGACCACATCTCCGACTTCGTGCAGAAGGGCGACGTCACGGTCTGCATCTACCTCGGCACGCACGCCGTCGCCGAGACCATGCAGCGACTGCTCGACGACGGCGCGGACCCCGACACGCCGGTCGCGGTCGTCTATCACGCCTCGTGGCCGGACGAGGACGTCGTCGAGGGTACCGTCGCGACCATCGGCGACCGACTGGACGAGGCCGGCTACCGCGCGTCCGCGATGGTCGTCGTCGGACCGGCGGCGCAGAAGGCGGGGTACGAGCGCTCGTACCTCTACGGCGACTGGGCGAACGGTTCGGAGACGGACGACGCGAGCGAAGCAGACGACTGA
- the cbiG gene encoding cobalt-precorrin 5A hydrolase: MSTDDETTANDGGEATGSNDETAANGGDEATDSNDDAGGHCSTPDSDGEVAEEIAIISFERKWETAEAIEAELADRYERIDLLEYEGDVFAEHWGEYDCFLALMASGIAMRKTAGLLDDKWEDPAVVVVDEELTWAIPLTGGHHGANQVADDLAAMGAVPAMTTASEAAGKQGVESQAKALDAHVVNGDSTVATNLAVLDDELGPVERLDGPKAVLVGDDVTVLKRNGDAGVVLGTGTVSGVDADQVVDAWTRALDAEGLAVEDVDFVATGTRKDDEDGLLEAAARLDLGVVAFEKEDLEEFEGPTPSRSKELIGWPGIAEASAIAGGREHELRRAKERYDEAVTVAVGR; encoded by the coding sequence ATGAGCACTGACGACGAGACCACAGCGAACGACGGAGGCGAAGCGACCGGTTCGAACGACGAGACCGCAGCGAACGGCGGAGACGAAGCGACCGATTCGAACGACGACGCTGGCGGCCACTGCTCGACGCCGGACTCCGACGGCGAGGTCGCCGAGGAGATCGCGATAATCAGTTTCGAGCGCAAGTGGGAGACCGCCGAAGCGATCGAGGCCGAACTCGCGGACCGCTACGAGCGCATCGACCTCCTCGAGTACGAGGGCGACGTGTTCGCGGAGCACTGGGGCGAGTACGACTGCTTCCTCGCGCTGATGGCGAGCGGCATCGCGATGCGCAAGACCGCGGGCCTGCTGGACGACAAGTGGGAGGACCCCGCGGTCGTGGTCGTCGACGAGGAACTGACGTGGGCGATCCCGCTCACGGGCGGGCATCACGGCGCGAACCAGGTCGCGGACGACCTCGCGGCGATGGGCGCGGTGCCGGCGATGACGACGGCGAGCGAGGCCGCGGGCAAGCAGGGCGTCGAGAGCCAGGCGAAGGCACTGGACGCGCACGTCGTGAACGGCGACTCGACGGTCGCGACGAACCTCGCGGTCCTCGACGACGAACTCGGACCCGTCGAGCGCCTCGACGGCCCGAAGGCCGTGCTGGTCGGCGACGACGTCACGGTCCTGAAGCGCAACGGCGACGCCGGCGTCGTCCTCGGCACCGGCACCGTCTCCGGCGTCGACGCGGACCAGGTCGTCGACGCCTGGACGCGAGCGCTCGACGCCGAGGGATTGGCGGTCGAGGACGTCGACTTCGTCGCCACCGGTACGCGCAAGGACGACGAGGACGGCCTCCTGGAGGCGGCCGCGCGACTCGACCTCGGCGTCGTCGCGTTCGAGAAGGAAGACCTCGAAGAATTCGAGGGGCCGACGCCGTCGCGGTCGAAGGAACTCATCGGCTGGCCGGGGATCGCGGAGGCGAGCGCCATCGCCGGCGGCCGCGAGCACGAACTCCGCCGGGCGAAGGAGCGGTACGACGAGGCGGTGACCGTCGCGGTGGGGCGATAG
- a CDS encoding precorrin-3B C(17)-methyltransferase → MPEYDPDEYGRLYVVGIGPGLPHAMTQRAKEVVATADCVVASNLYQEFLRRDGTLPSEDAFTDGVATRNDGSRQELVRSSMGRQVELAREAFERVRDGQTVAHVSGGDPNVYGKSDLIYKMADAEDATDVPIEVVPGVTAALGGAANLGAPLSNDFCTISLSDKWRGWAEIEEKLRAAAISGFVIVLYNCWRDYERAIDVVREERSDDVPVGIVNDAGRGDAGRNREDETHTITTLGAATEHDDEVGGMGTSILVGTHETEVWENDHGEHLVTPRGGRDVEDF, encoded by the coding sequence ATGCCCGAGTACGACCCCGACGAGTACGGGCGGCTCTACGTCGTCGGCATCGGTCCCGGCCTGCCGCACGCGATGACCCAGCGCGCGAAGGAGGTCGTCGCGACCGCGGACTGCGTCGTCGCCTCGAACCTCTACCAGGAGTTCCTGCGCCGGGACGGGACGCTCCCGTCCGAGGACGCGTTCACCGACGGCGTCGCAACCAGGAACGACGGCTCCCGGCAGGAGCTCGTCCGGTCGTCGATGGGGCGACAGGTCGAACTCGCCAGGGAGGCGTTCGAGCGCGTTCGCGACGGTCAGACGGTCGCGCACGTCTCCGGCGGCGACCCGAACGTGTACGGGAAGAGCGACCTCATCTACAAGATGGCCGACGCGGAGGACGCGACCGACGTCCCCATCGAGGTCGTCCCGGGCGTCACCGCCGCGCTCGGCGGTGCCGCGAACCTCGGCGCGCCGCTCTCGAACGACTTCTGCACGATCTCGCTCTCGGACAAGTGGCGCGGCTGGGCGGAGATCGAGGAGAAGCTACGCGCCGCCGCCATCAGCGGGTTCGTGATCGTCCTCTACAACTGCTGGCGGGACTACGAGCGCGCGATCGACGTCGTTCGCGAGGAGCGCAGCGACGACGTCCCGGTCGGCATCGTCAACGACGCCGGTCGCGGCGACGCCGGCCGGAACCGCGAGGACGAGACGCACACCATCACGACGCTCGGTGCGGCGACCGAGCACGACGACGAGGTCGGCGGCATGGGGACGTCGATCCTCGTCGGCACGCACGAGACCGAGGTCTGGGAGAACGACCACGGCGAGCACCTCGTCACGCCCCGCGGCGGGCGCGACGTGGAGGACTTCTGA
- the cobJ gene encoding precorrin-3B C(17)-methyltransferase, which yields MSTDDTTDTTADASTDAESNCGANTDTESSCGVSPSEDGDDAASESKCGASSDSSSSATSSSGSSCGASKAETTEKKVAATVDDFDGDPGSLLAVGLGPGQPEGMTGRAREALLSAEHVVGYTTYVELLPDEITESADELYDTPMCGEVSRTEEAIDRALAGHDVAIIGSGDPNVYALAGLALEILESKGATASMVDFEVVPGVPAAQSCGARLGAPLVNDSVSISLSDHLTDMPTIESRLHAAAKEGFTISIYNPWSRKRRENYRKCCEILLEHRDPDTPVGVVHGAGRDDERVEIVELRELSELGETDLVDMTTTLVVGNEETYVWDDRMVTPRGYESKYDY from the coding sequence ATGAGCACGGACGACACCACCGACACGACCGCGGACGCGAGTACAGACGCCGAATCGAACTGCGGCGCGAATACGGACACGGAGTCGAGTTGCGGTGTCTCCCCGAGCGAGGACGGCGACGACGCGGCGAGCGAATCGAAGTGCGGGGCGTCCTCGGACTCGTCGAGTTCGGCCACCAGCTCCTCGGGGTCGAGTTGCGGCGCGTCGAAGGCCGAGACGACCGAGAAGAAGGTCGCGGCGACCGTCGACGACTTCGACGGCGACCCCGGGAGCCTGCTGGCGGTCGGCCTGGGGCCCGGCCAGCCCGAGGGGATGACCGGGCGCGCCCGGGAGGCGCTCCTTTCCGCCGAACACGTCGTCGGGTACACGACGTACGTCGAACTGCTCCCTGACGAGATCACGGAGTCCGCCGACGAACTCTACGACACGCCGATGTGCGGCGAGGTGTCGCGCACGGAGGAGGCGATCGACCGCGCGCTCGCGGGCCACGACGTCGCGATAATCGGGAGCGGCGACCCGAACGTGTACGCACTCGCAGGGCTCGCGCTCGAGATACTGGAGTCGAAGGGCGCGACCGCGAGCATGGTCGACTTCGAGGTGGTGCCGGGCGTGCCCGCCGCGCAGTCCTGCGGCGCGCGACTCGGTGCGCCGCTCGTGAACGACAGCGTCAGCATCTCGCTGTCTGACCACCTCACGGACATGCCCACCATCGAGTCGCGCCTGCACGCCGCCGCCAAGGAGGGATTCACGATCTCCATCTACAACCCGTGGAGTCGGAAGCGCCGCGAGAACTACCGGAAGTGCTGCGAGATACTCTTAGAGCACCGCGACCCGGACACGCCCGTCGGCGTCGTCCACGGCGCCGGCCGCGACGACGAGCGCGTCGAGATCGTCGAGTTGCGAGAGCTCTCCGAACTCGGCGAGACCGACCTCGTTGACATGACGACGACGCTCGTCGTCGGCAACGAGGAGACGTACGTCTGGGACGACCGCATGGTGACGCCGCGCGGCTACGAGTCCAAGTATGACTACTGA
- a CDS encoding ferredoxin, protein MTTEYAIELDREACDGVFACLVRDDRFVEGDDGLATVEDGGDAAAVATDGADDAGDDETLVVAFDDDRVEDARQAARACPVDAIEVTVEGDDA, encoded by the coding sequence ATGACTACTGAGTACGCCATCGAGCTCGACCGCGAGGCGTGCGACGGCGTGTTCGCGTGCCTCGTCCGCGACGACCGGTTCGTCGAGGGCGACGACGGTCTCGCGACTGTCGAAGACGGAGGCGACGCGGCGGCGGTCGCTACGGACGGCGCGGACGACGCGGGCGACGACGAGACGCTCGTCGTCGCGTTCGACGACGACCGCGTCGAGGACGCCCGGCAGGCCGCTCGCGCCTGTCCCGTGGACGCCATCGAGGTCACCGTGGAGGGCGACGATGCCTGA
- a CDS encoding cobalamin biosynthesis protein has translation MPEDDANSDSRDGGAVTPDAVDDLLAATPETAYFWGRVAGDGGLETDCVTVRAGDERAADALAAIAGADRPTREVAARESAHDASVVRFEDEYELQVVGSVADRAAAALGLPVDGRPGGYRLDALTDHRPQLVRGLLEACGTVCFRESANAVGVSFVHDDDALLETVRSLLDAADPHVPTEDLKETSSGGYWFGLADGADVPAFAEWAYAGSDESGLFAADRRRKLARSVERATDRPVGELSP, from the coding sequence ATGCCTGAGGACGACGCGAACTCGGACTCGCGCGACGGTGGAGCCGTCACTCCAGACGCGGTCGACGACCTCCTCGCCGCGACTCCGGAGACGGCGTACTTCTGGGGGCGCGTCGCGGGCGACGGCGGCCTCGAGACTGACTGCGTGACGGTACGCGCGGGCGACGAGCGGGCGGCGGACGCGCTCGCGGCCATCGCGGGCGCCGACCGGCCCACCCGCGAGGTCGCGGCCCGCGAGTCCGCGCACGACGCCTCAGTCGTCCGGTTCGAGGACGAGTACGAGCTCCAGGTCGTCGGGTCGGTCGCCGACCGCGCCGCGGCCGCGCTCGGCCTGCCCGTCGACGGCCGCCCCGGCGGCTACCGACTGGACGCGCTCACCGACCACCGCCCGCAGCTCGTCCGCGGGCTGCTGGAGGCCTGCGGGACCGTCTGCTTCCGGGAGTCCGCGAACGCGGTCGGCGTGTCGTTCGTCCACGACGACGACGCGCTGCTCGAGACCGTCCGGTCGCTGCTCGACGCCGCCGACCCCCACGTCCCGACCGAGGACCTGAAGGAGACGTCCTCGGGCGGGTACTGGTTCGGGCTCGCGGACGGCGCCGACGTCCCCGCGTTCGCCGAGTGGGCGTACGCGGGGAGCGACGAGTCGGGACTGTTCGCCGCGGACCGCCGGCGGAAGCTCGCGCGGAGCGTCGAGCGCGCGACCGACCGACCCGTCGGGGAACTGTCGCCGTGA
- a CDS encoding CbiX/SirB N-terminal domain-containing protein — protein sequence MTASGTATPAALDDEAVLLVGHGSRREKSNEQVRALAADLEGRLGVPVDAGFLELAEPDIADAIDALAASVSRVTLVQLSLFAASHVKNDVPLAVQQARTAHPDLTVHSGAHLGVHPALVDLLDDRAAAVEADLGVDREADDVAVVLCARGSSDPDANADAHKLARLLYEGRAFASVDTAFVGVTDPLLDEALHDVAKRRPDAVVVLPYMLGDGVLTGRVRDGADAFDDEYPYVDAAAGDPLGTDPRILDVLGDRWQEARTDSVDMSCDTCKYKVELDGYEADVGGARAMLRALTHQSEHADRDDVDDDPHVHDAPEKHVAVCTNQTCAADGAPAVLEGLRQAARDSEECDARITRSSCLGRCGDGPMVAVYPDGVWYGDVDGDDADRIVSSHLDRERIVSDLVDQTL from the coding sequence GTGACCGCGAGCGGAACGGCGACGCCCGCCGCGCTCGACGACGAGGCCGTCCTGCTCGTCGGGCACGGCTCGCGTCGCGAGAAGTCAAACGAGCAGGTTCGCGCGCTCGCGGCCGACCTCGAGGGGCGCCTCGGCGTCCCCGTCGACGCCGGATTCCTCGAACTCGCCGAGCCGGACATCGCCGACGCCATCGACGCGCTCGCGGCGAGCGTCTCCCGCGTGACGCTCGTCCAGCTGTCGCTGTTCGCCGCGAGCCACGTCAAGAACGACGTCCCGCTCGCCGTCCAGCAAGCGCGGACCGCGCACCCGGACCTGACGGTGCACAGCGGCGCGCACCTCGGCGTCCACCCGGCGCTCGTCGACCTGCTCGACGACCGCGCCGCCGCGGTCGAAGCCGACCTCGGCGTCGACCGAGAGGCCGACGACGTCGCAGTCGTCCTCTGCGCGCGTGGGTCCAGCGACCCGGACGCGAACGCCGACGCGCACAAGCTCGCCCGCCTGCTCTACGAAGGCCGGGCGTTCGCGAGCGTCGACACCGCGTTCGTCGGCGTCACCGACCCGCTCCTCGACGAGGCGCTCCACGACGTCGCGAAGCGTCGGCCGGACGCCGTCGTCGTCCTGCCCTACATGCTCGGCGACGGCGTCCTCACCGGCCGGGTCCGCGACGGCGCCGACGCGTTCGACGACGAGTACCCCTACGTCGACGCCGCCGCCGGCGACCCCCTGGGTACGGACCCCCGCATCCTCGACGTCCTCGGCGACCGCTGGCAGGAAGCCCGCACCGACTCGGTCGACATGTCCTGTGACACGTGCAAGTACAAGGTCGAACTCGACGGCTACGAGGCGGACGTCGGCGGCGCTCGCGCAATGCTCCGCGCACTCACCCACCAGAGCGAGCACGCCGACCGGGACGACGTCGACGACGACCCGCACGTCCACGACGCGCCCGAGAAGCACGTCGCCGTCTGCACGAATCAGACGTGCGCCGCCGACGGCGCACCCGCCGTCCTCGAAGGCCTCCGGCAGGCCGCCAGGGACTCCGAGGAATGCGACGCTCGCATCACGCGGTCGTCGTGCCTCGGTCGCTGCGGCGACGGCCCGATGGTCGCCGTCTACCCCGACGGCGTCTGGTACGGCGACGTCGATGGCGACGACGCAGACCGCATCGTCTCCTCGCACCTCGACCGCGAGCGCATCGTCTCCGACCTCGTCGACCAAACGCTATAA
- a CDS encoding DUF3209 family protein, with product MSCYELEALRLGLMNVLGTDDRAAREHAEKELDGHLDGPVEALANAESLAAIERHLDAALVDLEAEIAATDADDPEYDYLRGRLVAVRDAERAVARLTTQGESVLDGLGDAHDVLHEAFPVDE from the coding sequence ATGAGCTGCTACGAACTCGAAGCCCTACGACTCGGCCTGATGAACGTCCTCGGCACCGACGACCGCGCCGCGCGCGAGCACGCCGAGAAAGAACTCGACGGGCACCTCGACGGTCCCGTCGAGGCGCTCGCGAACGCGGAGAGCCTCGCCGCCATCGAACGCCACCTCGACGCCGCGCTCGTCGACCTCGAAGCGGAGATCGCGGCGACGGACGCCGACGACCCCGAGTACGATTACCTGCGCGGGCGGCTCGTCGCCGTCCGCGACGCCGAACGCGCCGTCGCCCGTCTCACGACCCAGGGCGAGAGCGTCCTCGACGGGCTCGGGGACGCCCACGACGTCCTGCACGAGGCGTTCCCCGTCGATGAGTGA
- a CDS encoding PQQ-binding-like beta-propeller repeat protein: MSERDAWTNASPDERAAVSLGDVDPARSHHAGRRSAVAFTGDVVVAGSADGDVVAFDRETLAERWRTSPAAGDDPSVVSIAVYDGGLLAGERSARGGVRCLDPSNGSVRFRIETREDVGRPQRRTRFFLPFVVDVVGDGERAYVASRRYERDGDDRVFRSVVFALDADGARTWTYETDASVIALDARDDRLAVAHNRCPGADQHGLVVLDADAGRRRYDWDPGTDGQRRVGDVSLLADGAVVASHGDYCGYRLADGGRVRWRVDLATSTEVGDETLYAYPNHVHATEDGVVFVTGNTYPEDGRETDGLHPDEHTAFGVSPGGDRRWRADVGGFATEVATDGDRVVVPGAQHFRARDADGHGLRTFDVADGPLEDRATDGVVTAVALDGDAVAAVEEPVVYHDDGIERGASRLHRHSA; the protein is encoded by the coding sequence ATGAGTGAGCGCGATGCGTGGACGAACGCGAGCCCGGACGAACGCGCCGCCGTCTCGCTCGGAGACGTCGACCCGGCGCGGTCGCACCACGCCGGCCGCCGGTCCGCGGTCGCGTTCACCGGGGACGTCGTCGTCGCCGGCAGCGCGGACGGCGACGTCGTCGCGTTCGATCGCGAGACGCTCGCCGAACGCTGGCGCACATCGCCCGCGGCCGGCGACGACCCGTCGGTCGTCTCGATAGCGGTCTACGACGGCGGGCTCCTGGCCGGGGAGCGCTCCGCCCGCGGTGGCGTTCGCTGCCTCGACCCGTCCAACGGCAGCGTCCGCTTCCGCATCGAGACGCGCGAGGACGTCGGTCGCCCGCAGCGCCGGACGCGGTTCTTCCTGCCGTTCGTCGTCGACGTCGTCGGCGACGGCGAGCGCGCGTACGTCGCGTCGCGGCGCTACGAGCGCGACGGCGACGACCGCGTCTTCCGCAGCGTCGTGTTCGCGCTCGACGCCGACGGGGCGCGCACGTGGACGTACGAGACCGACGCCTCGGTGATCGCGCTCGACGCGCGCGACGACCGACTGGCGGTCGCGCACAACCGCTGTCCGGGCGCGGACCAGCACGGCCTCGTCGTGCTCGACGCCGACGCCGGCCGCCGCCGCTACGACTGGGACCCCGGCACCGACGGCCAGCGGCGCGTCGGCGACGTCTCCCTGCTCGCCGATGGCGCGGTCGTCGCGAGCCACGGCGACTACTGCGGCTACCGGCTCGCCGACGGCGGCCGCGTCCGCTGGCGCGTCGACCTCGCCACGTCGACCGAGGTGGGCGACGAGACGCTGTACGCGTACCCGAACCACGTCCACGCGACCGAGGACGGCGTCGTCTTCGTCACCGGGAACACGTACCCCGAGGACGGCCGCGAGACCGACGGCCTGCACCCCGACGAACACACCGCGTTCGGCGTGTCGCCCGGCGGCGACCGGCGCTGGCGCGCCGACGTCGGCGGGTTCGCGACCGAGGTCGCGACCGACGGCGACCGCGTGGTCGTCCCCGGCGCCCAGCACTTCCGAGCGCGAGACGCCGACGGCCACGGCCTCCGCACGTTCGACGTCGCCGACGGCCCGCTCGAAGACCGCGCGACCGACGGCGTCGTCACCGCCGTCGCGCTCGACGGGGACGCCGTCGCCGCCGTCGAGGAACCCGTCGTCTACCACGACGACGGCATCGAGCGCGGCGCGTCCCGACTGCACCGCCACTCCGCGTAG
- a CDS encoding ferredoxin, with protein MRDRTREIEDSGFTDHVLVCTNARDSDYAACADAHGDAVYDAVADWLRDRGVFWSPVQLAETTCLGLCSADGTAIAIHPRSRWYSDVTPEDVPELMRAEFGHDADELGLGPDDEPPLGVDDATAD; from the coding sequence ATGCGCGACCGCACTCGAGAGATCGAAGACAGCGGGTTCACCGACCACGTCCTCGTCTGCACGAACGCCCGCGACAGCGACTACGCCGCCTGCGCGGACGCCCACGGCGACGCCGTCTACGACGCAGTCGCGGACTGGCTCCGCGACCGCGGCGTCTTCTGGTCGCCCGTCCAGCTCGCCGAGACGACGTGCCTCGGACTTTGCAGCGCAGACGGTACTGCCATCGCCATCCACCCACGGAGCCGCTGGTACAGCGACGTCACGCCAGAGGACGTCCCCGAACTCATGCGCGCCGAGTTCGGCCACGACGCCGACGAACTCGGCCTCGGCCCCGACGACGAACCACCGCTCGGAGTCGACGACGCGACCGCCGACTGA
- a CDS encoding CbtA family protein, whose translation MLVAHLVRGAKAGVVAGLVFGLFVALVGTPLVGVAEELGHGDHHAGGGAHEGDGHEHAASAVSAATTTAASVAGGVLWGLLLGVVAFGGAFYLLEPAIPGTGGARSYVLGAAGFVTVSGAPWLVLPPTPPGVEAALSVETRLGVYAATMLAGALACALAVVGYRRGRAAASRPVGALAASVPLLVLATVGVIAPVPTAPAAASAALPDGLAAGYVGAVAFGQLVLWLVLAATHAHLQPAPGGATNTPGLGDDHAPAAASAD comes from the coding sequence ATGCTCGTCGCCCACCTCGTCCGCGGCGCGAAGGCCGGCGTCGTCGCTGGCCTCGTCTTCGGCCTGTTCGTCGCGCTCGTCGGGACCCCGCTCGTCGGCGTCGCCGAGGAACTCGGCCACGGCGACCACCACGCCGGCGGCGGCGCGCACGAGGGCGACGGCCACGAGCACGCGGCGAGCGCGGTGTCGGCTGCGACGACGACCGCGGCGAGCGTCGCCGGCGGCGTGCTCTGGGGACTGCTCCTCGGCGTCGTCGCCTTCGGCGGCGCGTTCTACCTGCTCGAACCCGCCATCCCCGGCACCGGCGGCGCGCGGAGCTACGTGCTCGGGGCTGCCGGGTTCGTCACCGTCTCGGGCGCGCCGTGGCTCGTCCTCCCGCCCACGCCGCCGGGCGTCGAGGCCGCACTCTCCGTCGAGACGCGACTCGGCGTCTACGCCGCGACGATGCTCGCCGGCGCACTCGCGTGCGCGCTCGCCGTGGTCGGGTACCGGCGCGGTCGCGCCGCAGCGAGCCGACCGGTAGGCGCGCTCGCTGCGAGCGTACCGCTGCTCGTACTCGCGACCGTCGGCGTCATCGCTCCAGTACCGACTGCCCCTGCAGCCGCGAGCGCAGCCCTGCCAGACGGGCTCGCCGCGGGCTACGTCGGTGCCGTCGCCTTCGGACAGCTCGTCCTCTGGCTCGTCCTCGCGGCGACGCACGCCCACCTCCAGCCAGCGCCGGGCGGCGCGACGAATACTCCCGGACTCGGCGACGACCACGCCCCGGCGGCGGCGAGCGCGGACTGA
- a CDS encoding CbtB domain-containing protein, giving the protein MSAAQDTVHDRFDRARTTLTAGQIATGLGLVAAIAFTLLVLQDPAAHDSLHNFRHAAGVVCH; this is encoded by the coding sequence ATGTCGGCCGCACAGGACACCGTCCACGACCGCTTCGACCGCGCACGCACCACCCTCACCGCAGGCCAGATCGCGACCGGGCTCGGGCTCGTCGCAGCGATCGCGTTCACCTTGCTGGTCCTCCAGGACCCCGCAGCGCACGACTCCCTGCACAACTTCCGGCACGCCGCCGGCGTCGTCTGTCACTGA